From one Drosophila subpulchrella strain 33 F10 #4 breed RU33 chromosome 3L, RU_Dsub_v1.1 Primary Assembly, whole genome shotgun sequence genomic stretch:
- the LOC119554430 gene encoding putative mediator of RNA polymerase II transcription subunit 26 isoform X3: MLHRISKKLIMSIGASHATDLSLTGYGHINNNNNNNNNSLGAAGKAVSLKLSTSYHDSAAVLNLSKCSSLNVSGDDYYGDYYVKPELDLSVGGGAGSSSSRSSSGGIPLPLPAHQLQAPNDSRVSSTRNEHQQLQHSYDDIDASSIRSGDEDAGHASDVVEELDAIDADFPYPLILDSNSRASTNVGVDEVASSRKRRRNVDQDVLENGNGDGDAGIDGDDYEEQMLQQHRHLRQQQGAADTGGMDLPPPQTVREVLNSKFCGFISAKLNSMEDSEADNLMNRILLLLVQVQQCEGSTK; this comes from the exons atgttgcacCGCATTTCCAAGAAGCTTATCATGAGTAT aGGCGCATCGCATGCAACCGATCTCAGCCTGACCGGGTATGGCCATattaacaacaacaataataataacaacaacagccTGGGAGCAGCTGGAAAAGCTGTGTCCCTGAAGCTCTCCACATCTTATCACGATTCCGCCGCAGTGTTGAATCTTTCCAAGTGCTCCTCGCTGAATGTGAGCGGCGATGACTACTACGGCGACTACTACGTAAAGCCGGAGCTGGATCTCTCGGTGGGCGGCGGGGCCGGAAGTAGCAGCAGCCGCAGTAGCTCCGGCGGTATACCACTTCCGCTGCCCGCCCACCAACTTCAGGCGCCCAACGACAGCCGGGTGAGCTCCACGCGCAACGAGCATCAGCAACTGCAGCACAGCTACGATGACATCGATGCCAGCTCGATTCGCAGTGGAGATGAAGACGCTGGTCACGCATCCGATGTAGTGGAGGAGTTAGATGCGATCGACGCCGATTTCCCATATCCGCTAATCCTGGACTCCAACTCGCGCGCGAGCACCAATGTGGGCGTGGACGAGGTTGCCTCGTCACGCAAGCGCCGCCGCAATGTCGACCAAGACGTCCTAGAGAACGGCAATGGCGACGGCGATGCTGGTATCGATGGCGATGACTACGAGGAGCAAATGCTGCAGCAGCACCGCCACCTTCGGCAGCAACAGGGTGCAGCTGACACCGGAGGGATGGATCTACCGCCACCGCAAACTGTGCGTGAGGTCCTCAACTCCAAGTTTTGCGGCTTCATATCGGCCAAGCTGAACAGCATGGAGGACTCGGAAGCGGACAATTTAATGAATCGCATTCTTTTGTTGCTGGTTCAAGTGCAACAGTGCGAGGGCTCTACAAAATAG
- the LOC119554430 gene encoding uncharacterized protein LOC119554430 isoform X1, whose translation MAPVSGCSPTATHSLQDMSAAAAAIALDMKPKGEPHPLASAIALPSQKIKKRAYLELLPLQGIHNIMVRRNASDKLKLIQMVHDNPILWDSRLPNFKGAEEEKNRAWEHIGREFNAPGRRVARAFKSLRESYRRELAHVKLMGNGFKPKWSLYEAMDFLRDVIRERKGASHATDLSLTGYGHINNNNNNNNNSLGAAGKAVSLKLSTSYHDSAAVLNLSKCSSLNVSGDDYYGDYYVKPELDLSVGGGAGSSSSRSSSGGIPLPLPAHQLQAPNDSRVSSTRNEHQQLQHSYDDIDASSIRSGDEDAGHASDVVEELDAIDADFPYPLILDSNSRASTNVGVDEVASSRKRRRNVDQDVLENGNGDGDAGIDGDDYEEQMLQQHRHLRQQQGAADTGGMDLPPPQTVREVLNSKFCGFISAKLNSMEDSEADNLMNRILLLLVQVQQCEGSTK comes from the exons ATGGCCCCCGTGAGCGGCTGTTCGCCCACCGCCACCCACTCGCTGCAGGACATGAGCGCTGCCGCCGCGGCCATCGCCCTGGACATGAAGCCCAAGGGGGAGCCCCACCCTCTGGCCTCCGCCATTGCCCTGCCATCGCAGAAGATCAAGAAACGTGCGTATCTAGAATTATTGCCACTACAAGGAATACACAACATca TGGTGCGGCGAAACGCCTCCGACAAGCTGAAGCTCATTCAAATGGTCCACGATAACCCAATTCTCTGGGACTCACGCCTCCCAAACTTCAAGGGCGCCGAGGAGGAGAAGAATCGCGCCTGGGAGCACATAGGTCGAGAGTTCAACGCCCCTGGGCGTCGCGTTGCCCGGGCTTTTAAGTCCCTGCGGGAATCATACCGCCGTGAACTGGCTCACGTCAAGCTGATGGGCAACGGGTTTAAGCCAAAATGGAGCCTTTATGAGGCTATGGACTTTTTGCGCGACGTTATCCGAGAGAGAAA aGGCGCATCGCATGCAACCGATCTCAGCCTGACCGGGTATGGCCATattaacaacaacaataataataacaacaacagccTGGGAGCAGCTGGAAAAGCTGTGTCCCTGAAGCTCTCCACATCTTATCACGATTCCGCCGCAGTGTTGAATCTTTCCAAGTGCTCCTCGCTGAATGTGAGCGGCGATGACTACTACGGCGACTACTACGTAAAGCCGGAGCTGGATCTCTCGGTGGGCGGCGGGGCCGGAAGTAGCAGCAGCCGCAGTAGCTCCGGCGGTATACCACTTCCGCTGCCCGCCCACCAACTTCAGGCGCCCAACGACAGCCGGGTGAGCTCCACGCGCAACGAGCATCAGCAACTGCAGCACAGCTACGATGACATCGATGCCAGCTCGATTCGCAGTGGAGATGAAGACGCTGGTCACGCATCCGATGTAGTGGAGGAGTTAGATGCGATCGACGCCGATTTCCCATATCCGCTAATCCTGGACTCCAACTCGCGCGCGAGCACCAATGTGGGCGTGGACGAGGTTGCCTCGTCACGCAAGCGCCGCCGCAATGTCGACCAAGACGTCCTAGAGAACGGCAATGGCGACGGCGATGCTGGTATCGATGGCGATGACTACGAGGAGCAAATGCTGCAGCAGCACCGCCACCTTCGGCAGCAACAGGGTGCAGCTGACACCGGAGGGATGGATCTACCGCCACCGCAAACTGTGCGTGAGGTCCTCAACTCCAAGTTTTGCGGCTTCATATCGGCCAAGCTGAACAGCATGGAGGACTCGGAAGCGGACAATTTAATGAATCGCATTCTTTTGTTGCTGGTTCAAGTGCAACAGTGCGAGGGCTCTACAAAATAG
- the LOC119554430 gene encoding uncharacterized protein LOC119554430 isoform X2 yields the protein MAPVSGCSPTATHSLQDMSAAAAAIALDMKPKGEPHPLASAIALPSQKIKKLVRRNASDKLKLIQMVHDNPILWDSRLPNFKGAEEEKNRAWEHIGREFNAPGRRVARAFKSLRESYRRELAHVKLMGNGFKPKWSLYEAMDFLRDVIRERKGASHATDLSLTGYGHINNNNNNNNNSLGAAGKAVSLKLSTSYHDSAAVLNLSKCSSLNVSGDDYYGDYYVKPELDLSVGGGAGSSSSRSSSGGIPLPLPAHQLQAPNDSRVSSTRNEHQQLQHSYDDIDASSIRSGDEDAGHASDVVEELDAIDADFPYPLILDSNSRASTNVGVDEVASSRKRRRNVDQDVLENGNGDGDAGIDGDDYEEQMLQQHRHLRQQQGAADTGGMDLPPPQTVREVLNSKFCGFISAKLNSMEDSEADNLMNRILLLLVQVQQCEGSTK from the exons ATGGCCCCCGTGAGCGGCTGTTCGCCCACCGCCACCCACTCGCTGCAGGACATGAGCGCTGCCGCCGCGGCCATCGCCCTGGACATGAAGCCCAAGGGGGAGCCCCACCCTCTGGCCTCCGCCATTGCCCTGCCATCGCAGAAGATCAAGAAAC TGGTGCGGCGAAACGCCTCCGACAAGCTGAAGCTCATTCAAATGGTCCACGATAACCCAATTCTCTGGGACTCACGCCTCCCAAACTTCAAGGGCGCCGAGGAGGAGAAGAATCGCGCCTGGGAGCACATAGGTCGAGAGTTCAACGCCCCTGGGCGTCGCGTTGCCCGGGCTTTTAAGTCCCTGCGGGAATCATACCGCCGTGAACTGGCTCACGTCAAGCTGATGGGCAACGGGTTTAAGCCAAAATGGAGCCTTTATGAGGCTATGGACTTTTTGCGCGACGTTATCCGAGAGAGAAA aGGCGCATCGCATGCAACCGATCTCAGCCTGACCGGGTATGGCCATattaacaacaacaataataataacaacaacagccTGGGAGCAGCTGGAAAAGCTGTGTCCCTGAAGCTCTCCACATCTTATCACGATTCCGCCGCAGTGTTGAATCTTTCCAAGTGCTCCTCGCTGAATGTGAGCGGCGATGACTACTACGGCGACTACTACGTAAAGCCGGAGCTGGATCTCTCGGTGGGCGGCGGGGCCGGAAGTAGCAGCAGCCGCAGTAGCTCCGGCGGTATACCACTTCCGCTGCCCGCCCACCAACTTCAGGCGCCCAACGACAGCCGGGTGAGCTCCACGCGCAACGAGCATCAGCAACTGCAGCACAGCTACGATGACATCGATGCCAGCTCGATTCGCAGTGGAGATGAAGACGCTGGTCACGCATCCGATGTAGTGGAGGAGTTAGATGCGATCGACGCCGATTTCCCATATCCGCTAATCCTGGACTCCAACTCGCGCGCGAGCACCAATGTGGGCGTGGACGAGGTTGCCTCGTCACGCAAGCGCCGCCGCAATGTCGACCAAGACGTCCTAGAGAACGGCAATGGCGACGGCGATGCTGGTATCGATGGCGATGACTACGAGGAGCAAATGCTGCAGCAGCACCGCCACCTTCGGCAGCAACAGGGTGCAGCTGACACCGGAGGGATGGATCTACCGCCACCGCAAACTGTGCGTGAGGTCCTCAACTCCAAGTTTTGCGGCTTCATATCGGCCAAGCTGAACAGCATGGAGGACTCGGAAGCGGACAATTTAATGAATCGCATTCTTTTGTTGCTGGTTCAAGTGCAACAGTGCGAGGGCTCTACAAAATAG